The Plutella xylostella chromosome 11, ilPluXylo3.1, whole genome shotgun sequence genome contains the following window.
ACAAACACAATAAATGCCTATCAGTCTTTTTAGATCTAAAAAAAGCGTTCGATACTGTCTCTCTCGACATCCTTGTTCACAAACTTGAAAAATTTGGCATCAGGGGTACACCGCTTAGTCTCCTCAGAGACTACCTGTCTAGTAGAAGGCAGAGAGTCAAACTAGGCGAATACACTAGTGCTGATGAGTACGTATCACATGGCGTACCACAAGGAAGCGTGCTTGGTCCTACGCTTttccttatttatattaacGACCTATGTAACATGCACATAAAAAACGCGAAAGTCTTTTCATACGCCGATGATACGGCCATAGTATTTACTGGCAAGTCTTGGGGTGTGGTGTGGGATCATGCTGAGAATGGTCTGGAAGAAATAGCTAAATGGCTACAGTATAATTACTTAActttaaatactaacaaaacAAACTATATATGCTTTAGTATTTACCAAAACACTCAACCGAAtgattttgaaattaaaatacacaactgcataaacaaaaataactgTGACTGCCCAACTATTCAGAAGGTTACCCAGACCAAATACCTAGGTGTTTACTTGGATCAGCGACTTTCTTGGTACCCACATCTTGAACATGTTATCATGCGAGTGAGAAAACTTATATGGATTTTTGCAACTTTGAGACATGTGATCCCAAACTCATTAGAAGGTTTAGGGTCATCAGGTAGAAACTAGCTGAAGGAAATTTATGTTTCACTAGTACAATCCATACTGTTGTATTGTATAACCATATGGGGTGGAGCAGCAAAAACACGATTCCTGGATTTAGAACGTGCACAACGCAGACTTATTAAGGTCATGtacttcaaaaataaactttttcctACTAACCTACTATACGAAACCTGTAAACTCCCTTCCGTAAGGAAACTTTACATAATATCTACTGTTCTCAAAGTACATAAAACATTACCTTATGATGTTAATATCAccaaaaaaagaagaaaagatAAAGCAGTACGGATTCCCGCTACTAATACCACTTTTGCGAGCATACAGTTTAACAAACGCTCAGCGTAtatctataataaaataaataaatatactgaaATATATGACAAACCGTTTTATGAAGTCAAACATATACTATCTAGATGGCTTcagaataaaaattatgaagaAACTGAGGCACTACTGGAATATGTAACCTAATATCATCGCACACACATTCAcccacacacgcacacacacacacacacacacacacacacacacacacacacacacacacacacacacacacacacacacacacacacacacaacacatacacacagACGCAAACACTTGTAAGGCAGTATGTTAATTTGTATTAATATGTAACCATGTATATTTCTTTTTCACtcacatatacctacctacttctatCTAAAACTACCAAAATTTGCTTAGATTTACTTAATTCtaattatagtatttttcttctgtacctactttggtttaaaatattacttaccgTTATACTTACCGAACTGCTgtaaaaaaaagtaggtaataaatacctaaactgtcgaaatttgaaatttcattatgttagatttaattttaagtatagTTATGTGTTGCAAACTATTGTAAACTGTTGCCCGTAGTGTAATAACTATATGTAGTTACCCAAATGCTGTTATAATAGCAATTAATTGCTTATTTGCACTAACTGTTAGCTAAGGAAGAGCGGTGCTTCCTGTCACAGGCTCTGCTTAAAAGGAGGCACCAATCACGGTTAATGTATGCATGTTCCTATTTATcgcaaataaacatttttgaattttgaattttgaatttgaaaccCTAGACCAAGTATAGGTGGTTGTCACCGAAATGCTCTATAAGCTGGTAGCAATTCCTGTCTCTTCAATGGGCAGAAAATACCTTATgcagccgccattttgtttacGCCGCCATTTCACCCAAATCTTCATTAACCACaaacaacgccatctagcggtAGCCCCCCGAACTACTTCAACAGCTTCTCAACAAACCTGCAGCGACTCTGCACACGTTGAGCCTCTCATCATAGACGGCCAGTTCCTCGTCACACTCGCACTGCCGGAGCCCCCAGGGCGGGGTGGGGGCGCCGcagcgcgccgcgccgccgaaCGTGTGACACATCTGGTCGTTCAGGCAGAAGTCCGTGAAGCGGATTGAGGCTGTGGACAAAGAAGGTTGGTTTAACAATTTTACGACCAAATATTGATCAAGGGCAGACTCCTCTaagttacatattattatccacTATAGCAACGTCGGTGTACCCTGTGTCGTCGAGTATGCTTGTCAGAGAGCGAAAAGGttatcaacatcatcatcatcacgacccatcacgtctccactgctggggctcggATCTCCTACCAATGAAGGACGGGTAGTCCACAACGCTgacctagtgcgggttggtggacgcTGGACGCCAACATCAGCAAATACCTCCGCAACTGAAAGGCCAGTATGACCATAAGACCGATACCCATTGGATTTCGTGTGGATATCACGAAAAGACTAACGTAGCCTTAGGACAGGCAGCCGGTAGCGGCTAGCCGAAGTGTCGTATAGTAGCATTGAcgtatattactagcgtaaggacaggcccaaccgctctaaaaaatgacaccctcgcgtcggccctaaaacctcataaatctgtcataatttgtatgaaattagggccagcgcgcgggtgccattttcttttgacaaaacgttctgacgggcgtatccttccttttgaaatcattgtatAGTAGCATATAGTAGTAATCTTTGACAGTGGCTGTGTGTCCGGGAGTGTTAGACGATTATTTTGTGGTGATGATTCTTCTTAATTCTACGAACCTTTAGCGCAATCCTTCATGTTTTCCTCGAAGTAGAAGTTGGGTCGACACTTGCAGACGCCATCTTCTAGCACTGTCAGGATCCCCGAGCAGGTTTCCTGTGTCGCTGGCGAGCCTAgatctaaaatataaaaaaaccatATGAACTGAAAGTCTAGTCTTTGCAAACTGGGCCTAGTGAGTCAGTATACTGACTTCTAGACTCTAGACAGACTCTTCATttgattataaatttatgatgCGCACAAGTATAATCGATTTATTCAtgtaagaataaaaaatatgttctaattaaaaaagtaactttAAGTATGTTCCTTATACCAGCCTctcaataattaataactctCAAAAAACCTCAACCACTTCCACACATTAAAATACAAggggtttttatttatacttacgaGCTAAACAGTCGGTCCCATCGTCGTTGCTGTAATACCCTGGCGGGCAGAAGCAGTAGCCGAGAGTGGTGCACTCGAATGGAGATTCACATCCGTTGGTCGAGGAGCAAGAGACGCCATGTTGCCGCACCGCCATCTTGGATTTCCGGGCTTCCGCTTCCGGCTTTGATTCCTCTATGACTGTCTCTGGTTGTTCTGAGACTGTGCTGTTTTTCTGGGTACCTGCAAATTTTGGATGTACAGTTATACAGTGAGTTAAAGAGTTGTAATGCCATCCCAGCGcaatttactttatttgtgtattttttaagattaCTCATATCGACAAAATGCTATTTGATTCTGCTGTCATCCTCTCATTACTTTTAGGATCAAACTGTTTGCGCTggcatacataggtacatctTTTGCTTACAGTCTCGAGGAGAGAAATCTGAGGTACCATCATAAAGAGTGACCTGAGAGGGGTAAGATTTGTCTGTCCCAGACTGTATGTCGTGTATGTGGGTAGATagacagggtgttgcaaaaagggttttcAGGCTAagatataacatgctacaCAAGTGTATATATAGGTTTCAgcttagcataccctttttaaaacaccctgtatatattgTTAGTAAGATACTGACTGTCTTGACACTTGAAGGTAGTCTGGTCGCAGACGCCGTTCTCGAAGCGACAGTCCACGTCCACCACACATGGCTCATCCACCgctgaaacaaacaaaaactttaagtTCACACTCGGTTCACTACAAGCGCTTCTGGTGGCTAGCGACCGCGACTGTGCGCGTGTGTTAACACTATTTCATACTTTATGTATTACTTGCCACAGCATGACTATTTATTAGTAGTCGCGGTTGCTGCATGGCCATGGCCATCATTGGCTAGCTTTCGGTGGTTTAAAACGTCAACATGCTGGATGGACGTTTATAGCACTTACCATTACTGCTGCCCGTTGGATCCCCGATCTAAGACAGGTAACTGCTAGTGGCTGGGCAGTGAGCGACTCATGCTAGGTGACGTAACAAACTGTAGTCACCTGGACTCTAAGAAGAAGGCATAGATTTGtacatatacaatatacataccaTTCCCCGCCTTCCTGCACTCCCCCCGCTGCCTCAGATAATACCCCTCGCTGCAGACACACACGTCCTCACAGCTCATACTATAAGGGTCCAGTAGAACGCCCTGGCACTGCTCCGACCGCGCGCAGGGGGCACCGAGCGGGAGGGACTCCCAGCAGCGCCCCCGGTAGAAGTGGTGGTTGGGGCGGCAACCGCAGGTGCCTTCTAGGGGtggaaataaagaatttagtGCAAATTACGGTTTAAAGAATACTTTTTGAATGACAAATATAAAGGTGTATAAGGAGACCAGGGGACGGAAATCGCCCAGGATTGACACGTCTGGAGATGAACTGTGGAGACCCTTTGATCTTCGCGGTGTTAAAGGAATAATCATCATTTGATTAgcagtattctattctattctgagagagggtaaagttcctgtacgtggctctctcctTTGTAAATTGCCcttaatttcagctcagctAGCCTAGCTCCGAAGTAAACTGGAGCAGTAAAgcagtaaaaagtaaaaagacTTACCTGTGCTGCCCTCTGGTTTCACACAGGCGTATCCCGTGAACAGGCGGGAACACTGGAAGTCTTCTACGCACTTCGACGTGAAGTATGGAGCCACTGGGGATACAAATAGAAATTTACTACATCATACAAAAAAACAGATAATACATACGTATCCAAAACCTCAAACAAAACTATACATATAACTATAgctaactagctgttcccgcgcgcttcgcttcgcctatGTTccttcccagggtctagaccgtatgtataccaaatttcattcaaatccgttcagtaattttgacgtgaaagagtaacagacagacagacacagttactttcgcatttataatattagttaggattaggattatatGCAATGCAGCAAAGCACATCCCTGCTATAAATAATGCTGCAATAAGCTGCTTGTTTATGTATGGTGATTTTGTAGTACGGTTAGGTGCAGATAAACCTAAcccccccctctcatagtaaaaATGCTTCTAAGAGGGGTtaggtttatctgccccttactgtacataTCATCTGAGCACTACTACTTTAAGTACTTCAACAAAGTACCGACCACATAAAATGACACAATGCCAGCGCTAGCAGTACGCAACGCAACACTATAGCGCTGGCGCTCTGTTTGACGGTATTTACCATAGTAGTACAAGACATCTTAGCGTCATAGCGAAATTTAGCGCTCTGACGCGCGCTATTAACGCTTTCTGATCAGTTGTAGGTGGAATGTGATGAAACAATGGTTCATGGAATGGAAACGAGAACGTACCGTCAGCGCACACAGTGCCGCCCAGAGCGGGCTGCGAGCCCCCGGGGCAGGCACACGCGCCGGCGAGACAGCTGGAGCCACCCAGCGACGCGCAGTCAGCTGATGACTCGCACCACCACGCCGCCGCCAGGTGCAGGCTGAGGGTTAGACCTGGGGAAGGAAGAATAGATTACCTGtgattaaagagaaactctgtaaaaaagcttattataaaattttactattaCTTAGAGCCATtgacttacatatttttactagAGCGTAAGGACAAGCCCTACAGCACTGGAAAATGACGCcatcgcgttggccctaaaatctcataaatctgtagtaatttgtatgaattagggccagcgcgcgggtgtcattttcttttgacaaaacgttctgactatccttccttttgaaatcattgcttagaggacgttaatgcatggtaaagacacacaaagattgtttacctctTATGCCAAGCAAGAATGAATGCAGTATACGTGCGTTCATACAATCTACGCAGCACCCTGCGAGATGCGGGGCATGGAGAGAACAAGCTTAGACAGGTAGACAAGGAtagagtgttgtggcactccttgggagagcCAATGTACAGCAGTGGATAATTATACCACTGAAGATGATGGTTACTATATCACATAAGTCACTTTGCCTACTTCCCAGTACAAGTTTgctccaccaacccgcactaggccagcgtggtggactaggcctaaacccttcctttattggaaggagacccgtgccccagcagttgggacgtgatgggttgtaatgtggtgatgatgatgatgaagatcaAATTAAAGTACCCTTACCTAAAACGAATAAGATTTGTTTTGAACACATTTTCACCAAACTAAAACTACTgtttgtatattatattttaactaaaCATTTGTGTGTTATCGTTGGAAGCACAGGGATAAAAGAGACGAAATATTTGGTATCGTACtgatattttaatgttaataatgataatgattagTTAGTGATAGTGTTAGTTATCTATTAGATACGGCTTCGgctatgtttttataaattattgtcaCAATTTTTGGAAAAGACTACTTATATCCTTCACAATCCTATGGGATTTTCAGGTCAActcagcaacaacaacaacaggGGTTCAGAGAATTTAGGAAGTtagcataaaataataagtagtgaatacatattttgtatttcatcAACGCTTAAACAATTATTAATTTCTTTTTTAAGACTAGACAACAAAAGCCGATCGATACTGAAACAATTAATTTTGGAATTTCTTATCTATTTAAATGCAATCCTTTTCAATTCCTGTTTCAGTCCAAACCCAGTAAGTAGGACAGTGAACATATTTTTCCTACATCGGTCatgtattttgttataatCTGTCATGTCTAAGACTTTCCTGACTCTACGTAGTTAATAATCTCCCACAGGTGGACATTTGCTGATAGCAACTATGTTTCTACACAGGTGTCGATTATGCATCAAATCATATCTTACTATTAAACATGAAATATTGCTCTATTAGCTTACTCATATAATATGAACAGCTGGGTAGCTTATCTTTAGTGAAGTCTTTGTCTATCTGTTTAGGCAGATTTACTTTCTTTGTTGATAATTTAGTTGAGGTATTACTATCGAATCATCTGTTTCCAAAGATCATAGAGTTGGGACACCTTACGTGCACCCCAATTCATAATTCCATTAGGGACATTAAATTTCCTTTGctcataaaaaaatcttttagcCAGGATCCTAAACCAATTAATCATCAGTGGCCCGAATCAGCGAATACCTTGACCCCCTTTCTTTGACCTCATTATACCCCTTTGTCACTACAACCAGCCCGAGCCCTATCACGCAGGAGTGACGTCATAACAGCAGGTGGTGACGTCAGCGTTGCGTTTTGACGTCATCGGGGTTGACGCTTTCTTTGTCCtccttttatttatacacatttttattgtacctataataataatacatacacacacaaaatacatattaagAAATACACAAAGAAGGGCTCATTGGCAAAAAGTATCATATCACATCATACAGGcatccagccaacccttgattGGTAAAGAACTACGGTTTTCCGTTGGGATATGAGAAGTGTTATAGATTTGAAGGTGTTTCTGTCTGCGCTTACTAGATAAATAGTTAAAGTGCTATAAACttaagcaccaaattactcctaaatggtCTGAAATATTGAAATTCTGTCTGCGCTTACTAGATAAATAGTTAAAGTGCCATACATAAACttaagcaccaaattactcagaatattacctaccaactaaaaatataaatataaatatatttatgaaatctAATTATCTTACAATTAGTGAACGCCTCGCCGTCACAGATAAACTCTGCGAGTTTTCGTGCATGGCTTAAAGAAAATGTTACCTAGTATTCAAgttggttctaccttttttggcataagatttttttgcctaatctcgtattgcatagtaacgtttggtcaatgtctcgttacgccgaaaatcgtatggcataaatctcgtttagttaaaagttatttcgcataacattgtttagcctaataatggtatggccaaatcttgaatagcctaataatgctatggcataggtttatacaaagtaataatattcgtttggctttaactttgacggagcgtctccctacatagcgcaaaccggtgccttgtattgtttccgctgtttggaaaacgctccgctccgcttcgctgcgctccgctttggttttgatgaacatgtgcacctaacacgctcctcctcgctttgctcgtcgtcgcacctatttttaggtttcgatctcatggggtttgtaataattatattggtcgttaactttcgattttttgatcatacaatatcgtgattttcgggatgtaggagaaaaataccacaatttgtacatttactacatacttaatatattatttattaagagaacattaggagaaacaagattatacataggtatagacgaacataaatttgagcaaacgaaacttaggtgtttaaagattgtgcctaaagagttttagacgaaacgagccttatgccacataagtcttggcaaagtgatggttcggccaaaaaagtttagaccatacgagttatgcgaaatgagttttggtcaataaagattatgccagatgagcggaacccattcaagttatattaaataaataaaaaaaatctacctATGTTTCTAAAAATTTACTTACAAtgaatttcattgctcgtgagtgcatTGTAAAGGCAGTCACAGAGTGATTGCCAAGAACTGGCAAACGAGGAATAGGCAGACCGCCGGCTCGATGGTCTGATGACATTGTTAAGGTGGCCGGTAGACACTGGACTAGACtcgcacaggaccggaagagaTGGCGTGATAGGGATGAGGcttatacccagcagtgggcagatacgggctgataatgatgatgatgatgaaaggcGCGATTAAACGACGCGGGCTAGCCCGATCCTACGCGAGCCGAGCCGTCCGTCCGTAAGATGCGACTTTGGCGAGCCGCGCCGAGCGCAGTTgtttaggcccgggtctcctatttacgccgcaggtcgcgtccagcgtcacgccgtaagccgcgtcacgatactcacgatgctcactatagaaatgtactgatgcggtctccctcacacgccgacgttggctcGTAGACGCCGTAGGACGTTGATCAAAACatttaggcccgggtctcctatttactccgtaggtcgcgtcaagtgtcaccgccgtaggccacGTCACGATACTCAtaacatctacgcgccaacgtcggcgtgtgagggagaccgcgtcagtacatttctatagtgagcatcgtgacgcggcctacggcgtgacgctggacgcgacctgcggcgtaaataggagaccaaggccttagCCCCGAgactcctatttacgccgtaggtcgcgtccagcttcacgccgtaggccgcgtcacgatgcccGATGCCCGATTCCCgtcggacgccgcatatagcataaaataggagacccaggccttacaCAGCGCGTGGCGCGGCGAACCACGAGCGGAGCCAGGCTCGGTTCGGGCTACCCCGCGTCGTTTAATCGCGCCTTTACACATGTTCGCATattagggcgccttcaaattagccGCTAATTGTCGCGCGGAAGCAGCGTGGCTGCAGCGCTGCggccgcgctgctgtcaaaatccatataaattttgtaatttaaaagatgcggggtcgcagcgctgcagcagcgctgcagtcgcgcgttaACAATTTATAtggaactagctgttcccgcgaacttcgcttcgccttaaaaagttttcccatgggaattccgggataaaaagttgcctattttctttctcagggcctagaccatatgtataccaaatttcattcaaatacgTTCAGTAGtattggcgtgaaagagtaacagacagacagacacagttactttcgcatttataatattagttaggatttagaCAGCAGCgtggctgcagcgctgcagccgcgctgcttcCGCGCGACAATTTGCggctaatttgaaggcgccctaagACTTAGTCAGTTGAACGCCCCAATAATAGGCATGTACTTTGAAAACGTTATTCATTAGTCACTATTGCGGCTATTTTTAGGGTATTCTTTAGATTCACTGATAAGCGGCCATTAATAcaaagtaattttattcattttgtaCGCTGTACAGGGGTCATAAAGGTCACATGTCGGCGTTGGATTGATTGGAAAAAACGTATTACCTAGCTTTATTACTTTAGGTAGTTGACTGGAGTATACTGTTTAAAGGGTATAGTATTTTTAGCATTCATaagtaactagctgttcccgcgagctttgcttcgccttacaaaggtttcccgtgggaattctgagATAAAAAGTTTC
Protein-coding sequences here:
- the LOC105380611 gene encoding multiple epidermal growth factor-like domains protein 6; amino-acid sequence: MCSKQILFVLGLTLSLHLAAAWWCESSADCASLGGSSCLAGACACPGGSQPALGGTVCADVAPYFTSKCVEDFQCSRLFTGYACVKPEGSTEGTCGCRPNHHFYRGRCWESLPLGAPCARSEQCQGVLLDPYSMSCEDVCVCSEGYYLRQRGECRKAGNAVDEPCVVDVDCRFENGVCDQTTFKCQDSTQKNSTVSEQPETVIEESKPEAEARKSKMAVRQHGVSCSSTNGCESPFECTTLGYCFCPPGYYSNDDGTDCLAHLGSPATQETCSGILTVLEDGVCKCRPNFYFEENMKDCAKASIRFTDFCLNDQMCHTFGGAARCGAPTPPWGLRQCECDEELAVYDERLNVCRVAAGIGETCEVDSDCLAGNVEILCAANDDGERRCVCPAGLTPAGGLCLAAGLELGDTCQVDGECEGDNTICDGVCSCGDGYQENEGVCAPEIGGVCLEDSDCVVDDTVCAAGDTGAGAATCQCREGTVQDGARCWPVAPAYNSTCVATAQCVPTLGVGSRCEGGACVCDETHHYKDEVCQVRRGLFEPCARSGECFVPGVQEFVECRNALCQCTFEHPFNEEQQTCRSKAVTVLGNILLIITALGAMLQS